DNA sequence from the Streptomyces sp. HUAS 15-9 genome:
AAGAGCTTGGGGGAGTTTGAGGACGAGGCCGTCCAGGCCGAAGCGGGGCCCGGGGGCGGCAGCCCCCGGACGGCCACGACAGCACCGGTCACTCACGACAGCACCGGTCACTACTGCCGGATCGCCCAGCCCCGCTCCCGCAACGCAGCGGCCAGCGCCACGGCTGCCTTCGGCTCGACCATCAGCTGCACCAGACCGGCCTGCTGCCCGGTCGCGTGCTCGATGCGTACGTCCTCGATGTTGACGCCCGCCCGCCCCGCGTCGGCGAAGATGCGGGCCAGCTGGCCGGGCTGGTCGTCGATGAGCACGGCGACCGTCTCGTAGATCCGCGGAGCGGACCCGTGCTTGCCGGGCACCCGGACCTGCCCCGCGTTCCCCCGCCGCAGCACGTCCTCGATCCCGGAGCTGCCCTCCTGCCGCTTGGCCTCGTCGGCCGACTGCAGGGCGCGCAGGGCGCGGACGGTCTCGTCGAGGTCGGCGGAGACGTCGGCGAGCAGATCGGCGACCGGGCCGGGGTTCGCGGAGAGGATGTCGATCCACATCCGGGGGTCGGAGGCGGCGATCCGGGTCACGTCCCGTATGCCCTGGCCGCACAGCCGTACGGCCGTCTCCTCGGCGTGCTCCAGGCGCGCGGCGACCATGCTGGAGACCAGGTGGGGCATGTGGGAGACCAGGGCGACGGCGCGGTCGTGGGCGTCGGCGTCCATGACGACGGGCACCGCCCGGCAGTGCGAGACCAGCTCCAGGGCGAGGTTCAGCACCTCGGTGTCGGTGTCGCGGGTGGGCGTCAGCACCCAGGGGCGGCCCTCGAAGAGGTCGCCGCTCGCGGCCAGCGGGCCGGACTTCTCGCGGCCCGACATGGGGTGCGTGCCGATGTACGACGACAGGTCGAGGCCCAGCGACTCCAGCTCGCGGCGCGGGCCGCCCTTGACGCTGGCCACGTCGAGGTAGCCGCGGGCCACGTCGCGGCGCATGGCGTCGGCGAGGACCGCGGACACATGTGCGGGCGGGGCGGCGACGACGGCGAGGTCGACACGGCCCTCCGGGGCCTCGTCCGTGCCGGCGCCCAGCGCGGCCGCCGTGCGGGCCTGCTCAGGGTTGTAGTCGGCGAGGTGGACGGTGACGCCCCGCTGGGTCAGGGCGAGCGCGGCGGACGTACCGATGAGGCCGGTGCCGATGACGAGAGCGGTCCTCACTGGGCGATGTCCTTGCGCAGGGCGGCCGCGGCGCCGAGGTAGACATGGGCGATGTCGGCGCGGGGCCGCTCCGACTCGATGTGGGCGAGGACGCGGACCACGCGGGGCATGGCGCCCTCGATGTCCAGCTCCTGGGCGCAGATCAGCGGGACGTCGACGATACCGAGCTTGCGGGCGGCGGCCGCCGGGAAGTCGCTGTGCAGATCGGGAGTGGCCGTGAACCAGATGCTGATCAGGTCGTCCACGCTCAGCCCGTTCCGCTCCAGGACGGCGGTGAGCAGAGCTCCGACCTGCTCGTCCATGTGGCCGGCCTCGTCCCGTTCCAGCTGGACGGCCCCCCGGACCGCTCGTACCGCCACGGCGCTGCTCCTTGCTGAGATGCGTATCGGCTCTTGGTCCGTCCAGCGTAGTCAGGGCGGGCCGGTGCGGTGGGCGGCGCCCGCCCGCTGAGACAGTCACCGAGAACGGCGAACCGTCCCGATGTCACCCATATCGCTGTATCCCGCTACTTCATGCGAGAACACCCCCGTGCGCCTCTTTACGCCGGGGCCGCCTGTCCGCTCTGATGTCAGGAAGCCCGCCTCGGGGGAGGCTCTTCATGAAACGTCCCGGACCTTTGCTGACCCTGCTCGCGGGTCTGCTGCTCGGCCTGTTCCTGCTGACGCTCAACGCGACGACGGGAACGAGGAACACGGCGTCCACGTACAAGGAGCGGTCGCCCGTCCCGACACCGGCCGGATCCGTCGCGTCACCCGCCACCACTCCCACCCCGTCCCGCACACAGATCGCCGACGCCTCCTACGCGGGCCGCACCGACGACGACTCCTCCTCGGTGGCCGTGTCGATCCGCGGCGGCAGGGCGATCGCGTACTTCTGCGACGGCCACCGCAAGGAGGCGTGGCTGAAGGGCGACGTCGGGGACGACGGCAGCATGCGGCTGACCGGAAAGCAGGGCGCCGAACTGAACGGCCGCCTCCAGGAGGGCCGACGCATCCGCGGCACGGTGAACCTCGACGGCGGCTACTACGCCTTCACCGCCGACAAGGCGGTCAAGCCGTCCGGGCTCTACCGGGCGACGGCCACCGTGCGCGGCGCGAAGATCGACGGCGGCTGGATCGTGCTGTCCGGCGGTCGGCAGGTCGGCATCCTCAGCCGCGACGGCAAGGCAGGCGCCGCGCCCCGCATCGACCCCGCGACCGGCGCGGTCACGGTCGACGGCGAGCGGCTGACGGCACGTCCCGTGACCCCGTGACCGGAGGGAGCCGACCATGACCGTCGACCCGAACGCCGCCACCCAGGGCTTCCCCACGCCCGAGTCCCGCCCGCACCCGGCCCGCTATCTCGTCCCGGCGCTGGTGGCCGCCGCCGTCGCGGTCGCCCTCGGTGTGTACGGAAAGGTGCACCATCCGGCGGGGACCGCCTTCAATCTCGCCGGGTTCAGCAGTACGGGCGCCGTGAAGTCGTGGCTGGCGACCACCGCGGTCTTCTTCGCGGTGATCCAACTGGTCTCGGCGCTGATGATGTACGGAAAGCTGCCCGGGCCCGGCTGGACGCCGGTGCTGCACCGCTGGTCGGGCCGGGTGGCGTTCCTGGTGGCGGTACCGGTGGCGGTGCACTGTCTGTACGCGTTGGGCTATCAGACGTATGAACCGCGCGTTTTATGGCACTCCCTCCTGGGTTGCTTCTTCTTCGGTGCTTTCAGTGCCAAGATGCTGCTGCTCCGCTCGGAGCGACTTCCCGGCTGGCTGCTGCCGGTCGTCGGCGGACTGGTGTTCGCCGTTCTCACGGTCATCTGGCTGACGTCGGCCTTCTGGTTCTTCCGTACGTTCGGAGTGACGACATGACGCACGACTCGACGCGGCGCACGGCCCTCGCGACCGGCGCGGCGGCGCTCGCGGCGGGTTGCGTGGGATGCGGCACATACGGCGAGAGCACGAACTCCGGCGAGACGAAGGGCTCCAGAGGTGAGGAGTCCGGGAAGGAGGAGTCCGGACCGTCCGCGGGGGCCGCCGCCGGGCAGGCGCTGGCGAAGACCAGTGAGATCCCGGTCGGCGGCGGCACGATCTTCAGGGAACAGAAGATCGTGGTCACCCAGCCGAACCAGAACGAGTTCAAGGCCTTCTCGGCCGTCTGCACCCATCTGGGCTGCACCATGGCCCGGGTCGTGGACCGCACGATCGACTGCCCCTGTCACGGCAGCAAGTTCGACATCACCGACGGCTCGGTGGCCCACGGCCCGGCGACCAAGCCGCTGCCGCCGGAGAACATCAGGGTCGACGGGGGGACGATCCAGCTGGCGTGACCCCGAGCCGGACGCGCACCACGAAGTCGTGCAGGGCGTCGTGGGCGCTGGGCGCGTCGGGGAGCTTCGAGTTGCTCCGGGCCTCGTCGAGCACGGCGTGCAGGCGTTCCACCTCGGCCTCCACGCGCGCGTGGTCGACCTCGGCGGCCCCGTGCTCCCGCTCGGCCTTCGCCGCTATCAGCTCCGGCAGACAGGCGGGCGCGTCCGGTCCCGCGGCGAGCGTGGGCAGATGGGCCTGCACCTGTCCGCTGCGCATCAGGTGGATGCCGGTGAGCAGTACCCGGAACGTGTAGAGCAGCGGCTTGAGTTCACCGGTCTTCTCGAACAGGCGCCACTGTGTCGCCGCGAATCCCCGGTAGTGGTGGGCGTGATGGCTGGTGAGGACGCCGGCCGCGAGCTCGGCCAGCTCGCGGTGCGCGTCGGTGGTGTGCACGACCAGGGGTGAGAGCAGCTGCTCCAGGACGTAGCCGTTGCGGCGCAGCATCAGCCGTACGAACTTGCGCAGATCGTGGGTGACGAGGTCCAGCTCGACGCCGTGGTGCACCCAGGTCCGTGACCTCGTCTCGGCCGGCTCCCGCAGCCCCACCAGATCGGCGGCGGGCAGCAGATGGACGCCCCGCAGGTCCAGGTCGGAGTCCTGCGAGGGGAAGCCGTACAGATGCGCGCCGGAGACGGTCGCGAACAGCAGGGGGTCCGGCTGTTCGGCGATGACGGGCGTCAGGTCCAGGTCGAGATCGTCGATCATGGACTAAGCGTCCCAGAGGGCCCCCAGGGTGAGCAGGTCTCCCCCGTATTCGATCCGGTCCGCCCACGCGGTCGGCCAGGCGTCCGTGCCATGGTGGGCGCCCGCGAAGGCGCCGGTCAGACAGGCGATGGAGTCGGAGTCGCCGGAGCTGCACGCGGCCCGGCGCAGGGAGGTGACCGGTTCGTCGACGAAGAGCAGGAAGCACAGCAGGCCGGTCGCCAGGGCCTCTTCGGCGATCCAGCCCGCGCCCGTGGCCAGACAGGGGTCGGCCTCGGGCGAGGCGGTGCGTACGGCGTCCTGGAGGCGGCCCAGGATCTCCAGGCACTCGTCCCAGCCACGGGAGATGAAGTGCTCGGGCGAGGGGTCCTGCGAGCGGGTCCACAGATCGCCGAGCCAGGTGTGGTGGTAGCGGGTGCGGTTGTCGAGGGCGTACGAGCGCAGCAGTCCGATCAGGCCGGTGGGCTCGGTGCCGTGGGCGAGCAGCCGTACGGCGCGGGCGGTGAGGTCGGAGGCGGCGAGTGCCGTCGGATGGCCGTGGGTCAGCGCGGACTGCAACTGGGCGGCGCCTGCGCGCTGTTCGTCGCTGAGGCCGGGGGCGAGTCCGATCGGGGCGACGCGCATGTTGGCGCCGCAGCCCTTGGAGCCGATCTGGCTGGCGTCCTGCCAGGCCCGCCCCTCCTCCTTGAGGAGGCTGCACGCCTTCAGGCAGGTGCGCCCGGGAGCCCGGTTGTTCTCCGGCGACTGGTACCAGTCCACGAACTCCTCGCGCACCGGCCGTTCCAGCCGCTTGGGCGCGAGCACCCCGCGGTCCATGGCCGTGCGCAGCCCGCGGCCCAGCGCCAGCGTCATCTGGGTGTCGTCGGAGACGAAGGCGCGCTCGGGCAGCTCCATCTCCCGCCAGGGTCCGCACTTGGCGAGGATCGACGGGACGTCGTTGAACTCGGTGGGGAAGCCGAGCGCGTCCCCGAGGGCGAGGCCCAGCAGGGATCCGGTGGCGGCGCGCTTGTTCACGGTGGTGGTCATGCGGGGTGTCCTTCCCGGGACGGTCGGAGCAGGGGTGGGTGCAGGGCGGTGGCGGTGCCCGCGCGGTAGAGGGCGGCCGGCTTGCCGCGGCCGCCGGTCAGCCGCGCGGCCCCGGGCACGGGCTCGACGAACCCCGGTGTGGCCAGCACCTTGCGGCGGAAGTTGGGGCGGTCGAGCGCCGTCCCCCACACCGTCTCGTAGACCTGCTGGAGCTCGCCGAGGGTGAACTCGGGCGGGCAGAAGGCGGTGGCGAGGCAGGTGTACTCGAGCTTGGCGCCTACGCGGTCGTGGGCATCGGCCAGGATCCGGTCGTGGTCGAAGGCGAGCGGCCCGGCGGCGTCGTACGGCAGCCAGCGCGCCTGGGCCGCGTCGCCGCCGCCGTGCGGCTCGGGCGCGTGGGGCAGCAGCGCGGCGAACGCGACCGACACGACCCGCATCCGGGGGTCGCGGCCGGGCGCGCTGTAGGTGCGCAGCTGTTCCAGGTGCAGCCCGGAGACGTCCGACAGGCCGGTCTCCTCGGCGAGTTCACGCCGGGCGGCCGTCTCGGCGGACTCGTCCGGCAGCACGAAGCCACCGGGCAGCGCCCAGTGGCCGGCGAAGGGCTCCTGGCCGCGCTCGACGAGCAGCACGTGCAACGCGTTCGCGCGCAGGGTGAGGACGGCGAGGTCGACGGTGACGGCGAACGGTTCGTGGGCGTACTTGTCGTAGCCCTCCACGGTCTCGCCTCCTTCACGGTCAGGGCTTTATGGTCAGAGCGACTAATAGTCACCTCGACTATAAATACGACACCCCCGCCACCGCAAGCCCTCAGCCGCCCCCTGAGCGCCTTGCGCGCAAACGGAAGCGGCCGGTACCGGGAATCCCGGTACCGGCCGCCACAGAGCCGCTGAGAGCCCTCCTGGGCTCCTGGCACTCCAGTGTCTAGAGGTCGACTTCCTTCATCAGCATGCCGACCTCCGTGTTCGACAGCCGCCGCAGCCAGCCCGACTTCTGGTCTCCCAGGGTGATCGGGCCGAAGGCGGTCCGCACCAGCTTCTCGACCGGGAAGCCGGCCTCGGCGAGCATGCGGCGCACGATGTGCTTGCGGCCCTCGTGGAGCGTCACCTCCACGAGGTAGTTCTTGCCGGTCTGCTCGACGACCCGGAAGTGGTCCGCGCGCGCGTAGCCGTCCTCCAGCTGGATGCCGTCCTTCAGGCGCTTGCCGAGGTCACGCGGGATCGGGCCCACGATCGCGGCGAGATAGGTCTTCTTGACGCCGTACTTGGGGTGGGTCAGACGGTGGGCCAGTTCGCCGTGGTTGGTGAGCAGGATGACGCCCTCGGTCTCGGTGTCGAGCCGGCCGACGTGGAAGAGCCGCGTCTCACGGTTGGTGACGTAGTCACCGAGGCACTGGCGCCCCTCGGGGTCCTCCATCGTCGACACGACACCGGCGGGCTTGTTCAGCGAGAAGAACTGGTACGACTGGGTCGCCACCGTCAGGCCGTCGACCTTGACCTCGTCCTTCTCCGGGTCGACACGGCGGCCCTGCTCCAGGACGATCTCGCCGTTGACCTCGACGCGCGCCTGCTCGATGAGCTCCTCGCAGGCACGCCGGGAGCCGTAGCCCGCGCGCGCGAGGACCTTCTGCAGCCGCTCGCCCTCCTGCTCGGCGCCCGGGAAGGTCTTGGGCGGCTTGACGTCCTTCTTGCCCGCGTACCGCTCGCGGTTGCGCTCCTCGGCCCGCGCCTCGTACTCGCGGGAGCGACCCGGAGCCGTACGGCCGCCGCTCTGCTGGGACTGCTTGGGCCCGCCCTTGGCACCACCACGTGCGGCGCCGCCGCGGCCCGCCTTGGGGCCGTCCTTCGTGGCGCCGGGGCCCACGTCGTAGCGGCGCTCCTCGGGACGGGGCTTTCGGGGACGGCCCTGCCCCTGCCGCTCGTCCCTGTTGTTGCCGGCACCACGGTAGTTCCCGCGCCCGCCGCTCTTGCCGCTGCCGCTGCTTCGCATCAAGTTTCCGTCTTAGTCGTCTGCGTCCTGACCGCCGGGCGCGTCGGGCGCGTCCGGGTCGAACGACGGTACGCCCTCCTGGGTCTCGGCCTCGATCGCCTCCGCCTCCGGGAGGAAGGGCGCGAGCTCCGGGAGCTCGTCCAGACCGCGCAGGCCCATCCGCTCCAGGAAGTAGTTCGTCGTCCTGTACAGGATCGCACCTGTTTCGGGTTCCGTGCCCGCCTCCTCGACCAGACCGCGCTGGAGGAGGGTGCGCATCACACCGTCGCAGTTGACTCCGCGTACGGCCGAGACGCGGCTGCGGCTCACCGGCTGGCGGTAGGCGACGACTGCCAGGGTCTCCAGCGCGGCCTGGGTGAGCCGGGCCTGCTGGCCGTCCAGGACGAAGCCCTCGACGGCGGCGGCGTACTCGGGGCGGGTGTAGAAACGCCAGCCGCCTGCGATGAGCCGCAGCTCGAATCCCCGCCCCTGGACGGTGTACTCGTCGGCCAGCTCGCGCAGCGCGTCCGCGATCTGCCGCCTCGGCCGCTGGAGGATCTTCGAGAGGTGCTCCTCGGTCGCGGGTTCGTCCACGACCATGAGGACCGCCTCCAGGGCGGGCTTGAGGTCGAGGTCGGCGACGGTGCGCAGACCGGCCGGTACGTCGGTGATCTCCTCGCTCACGCTTTCTTCTCCTCCTTGGGCTCCTCGGGCGCCCGGTCGAACTCGTCGGTGACCATCGGCGTCCCGTCCCCGTCCCCGCCGGTCCACCGCACGATGAGGTCCCCGAGGGCGGTCTCCTGATCCAGCGCGACGGCCTTCTCGCGGTACAGCTCCAGCAGGGCGAGGAAGCGGGCCACGACGGTCAGGGTGTCGTCGGTGTCCTCGACGAGCACCCGGAAACTCGCCTCGCCCATTTCCCTCAGCCGCGCGACGACGATCCCGGCCTGCTCCTGCACGCTGACCAGCGGGGCGTGGATGTGGTCGACGTACACCTGGGGCTTCGCCCTGGGCTGCATCGCCTTGACCGCGAGCTTGGCGAAGCCCTCGGGGCCGATGCTGATGACGACCTCGGGCAGCAGCTCGGCGTGGTGCGGTTCGAGGCCGACGGTACGGGGGTAGCGGCGGGCCTCCTGATCGAGGCGGTAGTTGAAGATATCGGCGATCTGTTTGTACGCCCGGTACTGCAGCAGCCGCGCGAACAGCAGGTCCCGGGCCTCCAGCAGAGCCAGGTCGGCCTCGTCCTCGACCTCGGCGGCGGGCAGCAGCCGGGCGGCCTTGAGGTCGAGCAGCGTGGCGGCGACGACGAGGAACTCGGTCGTCTGATCCAGGTCCCAGTCCGGCCCCATCGCCCGGATGTGCGCCATGAACTCGTCGGTCACCTTGGACAGGGCGACCTCGGTGACGTCCAGCTTGTGCTTCGAGATCAACTGAAGAAGCAGGTCAAAGGGCCCCTCGAAGTTGGCAAGCCGCACCTTGAAGACACCGTCGACGGCCCCGGAGGAGTCACCTGACAACCCCTGCGGTACAGCCCCCGCCCCGGGCAGGACAACGCCCGGCCCGCTCTCCCCGGCCTCAGGGAGGACGGCCTCGGGCCGCGAGAGCCCCGGCTCGCGCCCAAGGGTCACGGCCTCGGACTTGGGCTCGGAGAGGAGGCCCGCAGGCTCAGTCCCCGGGATACCGGCCCCAGACGCGGAGATCCCCCGCTCTGACACGACGGACCCGGACCGCCGGCCCTCCGGCTCGGGCTCGGCAAGAAGGCCCGCGCGCTCGGAGCCCGGGGGAACAGGACCGGTTACGAAGATCCCCGGCTCCGCCGACGAACCCTCCGACTCAGCCCCAGGAAAGACCGCCTCGAGCCGGGTAGGGCCCGCATCGGACACCACGGCCCCAGACCGCCGGCCATCCGGCTCGGGCTCCGAAAGAAGGCGCGCGCGCTCGGAGCCCGGGGGAACAGGACCGGTTACGAAGATCCCCGGCTCCGCCGACGAACCCTCCGACTCAGCCCCAGGAAAGACCGCCTCGAGCCGGGTAGGGCCCGCATCGGACACTACGGACCCAGACCGCCGGCCATCCGGCTCGGGCTCCGAAAGACCACCCGCGGGCCCGGCCCCCGAAAGCACAGCCCCGGAACCGGAGAGTCCCGGATCGCGGCCCGGCACCACGGCCTTGGGCTCGGAGATCTCCGGCTCCGGCACGACGGAGCCGGACTGTCGGTGTTCCGACTCGGGCTCGGAGCCCGGAAGCGCGGGCGCAGGCTCGTACGTGTCCGGCTCGCGGCTCAGGGGCGTTGCCTCGGGGGCGGAGGGCTCCGGTTCCGACGCGACGGGAGCGGGCCGCGAGCCCTCCGGCTGAGGCTCGGGGGCGGTGTCGGGGTTCGTGGGGGGCCCTGGCTGAGCTGCCGCCGAGGCATTCGGCGGCGGAGCCGTGCCCGGTCCCCGCCCCAGGGCGCGTCTGCGGCCGGCCGAGGGGCCGGGGGCGGGAACGTCGTTCGAGGTCATGGCCGTCGCAGGCTATCGCTTACCGCC
Encoded proteins:
- a CDS encoding pseudouridine synthase, whose amino-acid sequence is MRSSGSGKSGGRGNYRGAGNNRDERQGQGRPRKPRPEERRYDVGPGATKDGPKAGRGGAARGGAKGGPKQSQQSGGRTAPGRSREYEARAEERNRERYAGKKDVKPPKTFPGAEQEGERLQKVLARAGYGSRRACEELIEQARVEVNGEIVLEQGRRVDPEKDEVKVDGLTVATQSYQFFSLNKPAGVVSTMEDPEGRQCLGDYVTNRETRLFHVGRLDTETEGVILLTNHGELAHRLTHPKYGVKKTYLAAIVGPIPRDLGKRLKDGIQLEDGYARADHFRVVEQTGKNYLVEVTLHEGRKHIVRRMLAEAGFPVEKLVRTAFGPITLGDQKSGWLRRLSNTEVGMLMKEVDL
- a CDS encoding segregation and condensation protein A, producing MTLGREPGLSRPEAVLPEAGESGPGVVLPGAGAVPQGLSGDSSGAVDGVFKVRLANFEGPFDLLLQLISKHKLDVTEVALSKVTDEFMAHIRAMGPDWDLDQTTEFLVVAATLLDLKAARLLPAAEVEDEADLALLEARDLLFARLLQYRAYKQIADIFNYRLDQEARRYPRTVGLEPHHAELLPEVVISIGPEGFAKLAVKAMQPRAKPQVYVDHIHAPLVSVQEQAGIVVARLREMGEASFRVLVEDTDDTLTVVARFLALLELYREKAVALDQETALGDLIVRWTGGDGDGTPMVTDEFDRAPEEPKEEKKA
- a CDS encoding Rieske (2Fe-2S) protein, producing MTHDSTRRTALATGAAALAAGCVGCGTYGESTNSGETKGSRGEESGKEESGPSAGAAAGQALAKTSEIPVGGGTIFREQKIVVTQPNQNEFKAFSAVCTHLGCTMARVVDRTIDCPCHGSKFDITDGSVAHGPATKPLPPENIRVDGGTIQLA
- a CDS encoding nucleotidyltransferase domain-containing protein: MIDDLDLDLTPVIAEQPDPLLFATVSGAHLYGFPSQDSDLDLRGVHLLPAADLVGLREPAETRSRTWVHHGVELDLVTHDLRKFVRLMLRRNGYVLEQLLSPLVVHTTDAHRELAELAAGVLTSHHAHHYRGFAATQWRLFEKTGELKPLLYTFRVLLTGIHLMRSGQVQAHLPTLAAGPDAPACLPELIAAKAEREHGAAEVDHARVEAEVERLHAVLDEARSNSKLPDAPSAHDALHDFVVRVRLGVTPAGSSPRRP
- the aroH gene encoding chorismate mutase yields the protein MAVRAVRGAVQLERDEAGHMDEQVGALLTAVLERNGLSVDDLISIWFTATPDLHSDFPAAAARKLGIVDVPLICAQELDIEGAMPRVVRVLAHIESERPRADIAHVYLGAAAALRKDIAQ
- the scpB gene encoding SMC-Scp complex subunit ScpB, with the protein product MSEEITDVPAGLRTVADLDLKPALEAVLMVVDEPATEEHLSKILQRPRRQIADALRELADEYTVQGRGFELRLIAGGWRFYTRPEYAAAVEGFVLDGQQARLTQAALETLAVVAYRQPVSRSRVSAVRGVNCDGVMRTLLQRGLVEEAGTEPETGAILYRTTNYFLERMGLRGLDELPELAPFLPEAEAIEAETQEGVPSFDPDAPDAPGGQDADD
- a CDS encoding DUF6529 family protein; its protein translation is MTVDPNAATQGFPTPESRPHPARYLVPALVAAAVAVALGVYGKVHHPAGTAFNLAGFSSTGAVKSWLATTAVFFAVIQLVSALMMYGKLPGPGWTPVLHRWSGRVAFLVAVPVAVHCLYALGYQTYEPRVLWHSLLGCFFFGAFSAKMLLLRSERLPGWLLPVVGGLVFAVLTVIWLTSAFWFFRTFGVTT
- a CDS encoding NUDIX hydrolase is translated as MEGYDKYAHEPFAVTVDLAVLTLRANALHVLLVERGQEPFAGHWALPGGFVLPDESAETAARRELAEETGLSDVSGLHLEQLRTYSAPGRDPRMRVVSVAFAALLPHAPEPHGGGDAAQARWLPYDAAGPLAFDHDRILADAHDRVGAKLEYTCLATAFCPPEFTLGELQQVYETVWGTALDRPNFRRKVLATPGFVEPVPGAARLTGGRGKPAALYRAGTATALHPPLLRPSREGHPA
- a CDS encoding ADP-ribosylglycohydrolase family protein; the encoded protein is MTTTVNKRAATGSLLGLALGDALGFPTEFNDVPSILAKCGPWREMELPERAFVSDDTQMTLALGRGLRTAMDRGVLAPKRLERPVREEFVDWYQSPENNRAPGRTCLKACSLLKEEGRAWQDASQIGSKGCGANMRVAPIGLAPGLSDEQRAGAAQLQSALTHGHPTALAASDLTARAVRLLAHGTEPTGLIGLLRSYALDNRTRYHHTWLGDLWTRSQDPSPEHFISRGWDECLEILGRLQDAVRTASPEADPCLATGAGWIAEEALATGLLCFLLFVDEPVTSLRRAACSSGDSDSIACLTGAFAGAHHGTDAWPTAWADRIEYGGDLLTLGALWDA
- a CDS encoding prephenate dehydrogenase, which translates into the protein MRTALVIGTGLIGTSAALALTQRGVTVHLADYNPEQARTAAALGAGTDEAPEGRVDLAVVAAPPAHVSAVLADAMRRDVARGYLDVASVKGGPRRELESLGLDLSSYIGTHPMSGREKSGPLAASGDLFEGRPWVLTPTRDTDTEVLNLALELVSHCRAVPVVMDADAHDRAVALVSHMPHLVSSMVAARLEHAEETAVRLCGQGIRDVTRIAASDPRMWIDILSANPGPVADLLADVSADLDETVRALRALQSADEAKRQEGSSGIEDVLRRGNAGQVRVPGKHGSAPRIYETVAVLIDDQPGQLARIFADAGRAGVNIEDVRIEHATGQQAGLVQLMVEPKAAVALAAALRERGWAIRQ